One genomic segment of Vibrio quintilis includes these proteins:
- a CDS encoding helix-turn-helix domain-containing protein produces the protein MADDIFTIQELAIYLKLNEKTAYRLASERKLLGFKVGEGWRFKPVNIEQ, from the coding sequence ATGGCTGACGATATATTCACTATTCAAGAGTTGGCGATCTATTTAAAACTCAATGAAAAAACGGCTTACCGATTAGCTAGCGAACGTAAACTCCTAGGCTTTAAAGTCGGTGAGGGCTGGCGTTTTAAGCCTGTAAATATTGAACAATGA
- a CDS encoding formimidoylglutamate deiminase, whose translation MKRFLCTHALLSDGWQSDVLIEVDAQGVIASVQYGVRDVPEKTERLSGLVLPSMVNLHSHAFQRAMAGLAEVAGDPQDSFWTWREQMYHLVSHLSPEQVGVIAAYLYIDMLKGGYTQVAEFNYLHHDKDGKAYQQDEMAIHLINAAGDAGIGQTLLPVLYRYSGFGGQAAQPLQQRFIQDTEAYLSRFAELQQHISGKALHHAGICFHSLRAVSPAQIEQVLSHTPTDLPVHIHIAEQMKEVNDCISWSGQRPVEWLYDHAAVDFRWCLVHATHLTEQEVASVAASQAVVGICTTTEANLGDGIFPAVDYMQQGGRWGVGSDSHVSVSAMEELRWLEYGQRLRDQRRNRLVDPATGSVGDMLWQQAAAGGSQACGVKLGTLAVGQRADWLVVEQNEWLENLPSSLWLNRWLFSGHSQMIRDVYVAGKQVIEQGHHPLESTICQQFSQVMKALKIA comes from the coding sequence ATGAAACGTTTTTTATGCACACACGCTTTGCTGAGTGATGGCTGGCAGTCTGATGTCTTGATTGAGGTTGATGCTCAGGGTGTGATTGCATCGGTGCAATATGGGGTTCGTGATGTGCCGGAGAAGACGGAACGGTTGTCCGGTTTGGTGCTGCCTTCAATGGTTAACCTGCATTCTCATGCTTTCCAGCGGGCAATGGCTGGTCTGGCAGAAGTAGCGGGTGACCCGCAGGACAGTTTCTGGACCTGGCGTGAACAGATGTATCATCTGGTGAGCCACCTCTCTCCTGAACAGGTTGGCGTGATTGCAGCCTATTTGTATATCGATATGCTGAAAGGCGGTTATACGCAGGTCGCGGAATTCAATTATCTGCATCATGATAAAGACGGTAAAGCTTATCAGCAGGATGAGATGGCAATTCATCTGATCAATGCGGCCGGGGATGCCGGTATCGGGCAAACGTTATTGCCGGTTTTATATCGTTACAGTGGCTTTGGCGGACAGGCGGCACAGCCGCTGCAACAACGCTTTATTCAGGATACAGAGGCTTATCTGTCCCGGTTTGCTGAGCTGCAACAGCATATTTCAGGGAAAGCACTGCATCATGCCGGGATTTGCTTCCACTCACTGCGGGCGGTCAGCCCGGCTCAGATTGAGCAGGTTTTGTCTCATACACCGACTGATTTACCGGTTCATATTCATATTGCTGAGCAGATGAAAGAAGTGAATGATTGCATTAGCTGGAGCGGGCAGCGTCCTGTGGAATGGTTGTATGATCATGCGGCGGTCGATTTCCGCTGGTGCCTGGTGCATGCGACACATCTCACTGAGCAGGAAGTGGCTTCGGTTGCTGCCAGTCAGGCCGTTGTGGGAATTTGTACCACGACAGAGGCGAACCTTGGTGACGGGATTTTTCCCGCAGTTGATTACATGCAGCAGGGTGGCCGCTGGGGTGTCGGGTCAGACAGCCATGTGTCTGTGAGTGCAATGGAAGAGCTGCGTTGGCTGGAATATGGGCAAAGGTTGCGGGATCAGCGCCGTAACCGGCTGGTAGATCCTGCAACCGGATCGGTTGGCGATATGCTTTGGCAACAGGCGGCTGCTGGTGGCTCACAGGCTTGTGGTGTGAAACTGGGAACACTGGCCGTTGGGCAACGGGCGGACTGGCTGGTGGTGGAGCAGAATGAATGGCTGGAGAATCTGCCGTCATCTTTATGGCTGAACCGCTGGCTGTTTAGTGGTCACAGCCAGATGATCCGGGATGTGTATGTTGCGGGAAAACAGGTCATCGAACAGGGACATCATCCGCTTGAGTCAACGATCTGCCAGCAATTTTCTCAGGTAATGAAAGCGTTAAAAATTGCCTAA
- the hutC gene encoding histidine utilization repressor has translation MVEQSAASRLSEALPDTPAPIYQRVKQAIIAQISAGQWQENDRVPSESELVKALGASRMTINRALRELTTEGYLFRMQGVGTFVAKQKGATPMLEVHNIAEEITQRGHNHTSKIINLSSVKADPEQAAIFNLKTGHELYYSHIIHYENDVPVQLEERWVNPAMAPDYLQQDYQNQTPYTYLMNIAPLTSGEHIVEAVMADPRQRNYLDIDDYEPCLLIRRQTWSDKQVVTYAKLLYPGSRYKLLGNF, from the coding sequence ATGGTTGAACAATCTGCTGCTTCAAGGCTCTCGGAAGCACTTCCTGACACGCCGGCACCAATTTATCAACGGGTGAAACAAGCCATTATTGCGCAGATTTCTGCCGGGCAATGGCAGGAAAATGATCGGGTGCCTTCAGAAAGTGAACTGGTTAAAGCCTTAGGTGCCAGCAGGATGACGATTAACCGGGCACTCCGGGAACTCACTACAGAAGGCTATCTGTTCCGGATGCAGGGTGTCGGTACGTTTGTTGCCAAACAGAAAGGCGCAACCCCGATGCTGGAAGTGCATAATATCGCAGAAGAAATCACCCAGCGCGGCCATAACCACACCAGTAAAATCATCAACTTATCGAGTGTAAAAGCCGATCCGGAACAGGCGGCTATTTTTAATCTGAAAACCGGTCATGAACTGTACTACTCTCACATCATTCATTACGAAAACGATGTCCCGGTACAACTCGAAGAACGCTGGGTTAACCCGGCAATGGCGCCGGATTACCTTCAGCAGGACTACCAGAATCAGACGCCATACACCTATCTGATGAATATTGCGCCACTCACTTCCGGTGAACATATTGTTGAAGCCGTGATGGCAGACCCGCGGCAAAGGAATTATCTCGATATAGACGACTACGAGCCTTGCCTGCTGATTCGCCGCCAGACCTGGAGTGACAAACAGGTAGTCACTTACGCGAAACTGCTTTACCCGGGTTCCCGTTATAAGTTGTTAGGCAATTTTTAA
- the hutH gene encoding histidine ammonia-lyase, with amino-acid sequence MDVLTINPGRMTLKELRLVSRSGLKVKLAEDAHQAINASTQVVEKIIAEERTVYGINTGFGLLANTKIAPEDLETLQCSIVLSHAAGIGKFMQDETVRLIMVLKINSLARGFSGIRLEVIEALITLLNHEIYPCIPQKGSVGASGDLAPLAHMSTVLLGEGQARHQDEVISGKQALAIAGLSPVTLAPKEGLALLNGTQASTALALEGLFYAEDLFASATVCGAMSVEAALGSRRPFDPKIHQVRGHQTQIDAAAAYRHLLGDDSDISQSHINCEKVQDPYSLRCQPQVMGACLQQIRNSADTLLTESNAVSDNPLVFAEEDDIISGGNFHAEPVAMAADNLALAIAEIGSLSERRMALLIDSALSKLPPFLVDNGGVNSGFMIAQVTSAALASENKTLAHPGSVDSLPTSANQEDHVSMATFAARRLKDMAENTRGILAVEYLAAAQGLDFRVPLKTSDKLEQAKAMLRAKVPFYDKDRYFAPDIAAADDLLASAKHHCLMPESLLPSL; translated from the coding sequence ATGGATGTACTTACGATTAACCCCGGCCGGATGACTTTAAAGGAACTTCGTCTTGTCAGTCGCTCTGGTTTAAAAGTTAAACTGGCTGAAGATGCACATCAGGCCATCAATGCCAGCACGCAGGTTGTTGAAAAAATCATTGCTGAAGAACGAACAGTCTATGGCATCAACACGGGGTTTGGTCTGCTTGCGAACACAAAAATCGCGCCGGAAGATCTGGAAACACTTCAGTGTAGTATCGTGTTGTCGCATGCCGCCGGGATTGGCAAATTTATGCAGGATGAAACCGTTCGTCTGATCATGGTACTGAAAATTAACAGTCTGGCCCGTGGTTTCTCAGGTATCAGACTCGAAGTCATTGAAGCCTTAATCACGCTGCTGAACCATGAAATCTATCCTTGTATTCCGCAAAAAGGTTCTGTCGGTGCTTCCGGCGATCTCGCACCACTGGCACACATGAGTACCGTTTTGCTTGGTGAAGGTCAGGCACGTCATCAGGATGAAGTCATTTCCGGTAAACAGGCGCTGGCGATCGCCGGCTTATCTCCTGTGACACTGGCACCAAAAGAAGGGCTGGCACTGCTGAACGGCACGCAGGCTTCCACAGCACTGGCGCTGGAAGGCTTGTTCTACGCTGAAGATCTGTTCGCTTCTGCCACCGTGTGTGGTGCGATGTCCGTTGAAGCGGCGCTAGGCAGCCGCCGTCCGTTTGATCCGAAAATCCATCAGGTTCGCGGCCATCAGACTCAGATTGATGCCGCCGCCGCATATCGCCACCTGCTGGGTGACGACAGTGATATCAGCCAGTCTCATATCAACTGTGAAAAAGTGCAGGATCCATATTCATTGCGCTGTCAACCACAGGTTATGGGTGCCTGCCTGCAACAGATCCGGAATTCAGCAGATACACTGCTGACAGAAAGTAACGCGGTGTCAGACAACCCGCTGGTCTTTGCTGAAGAAGACGACATCATCTCCGGCGGTAACTTCCACGCAGAACCGGTCGCAATGGCGGCAGATAACCTGGCATTAGCGATTGCTGAAATTGGCAGCTTATCTGAAAGACGGATGGCGCTTCTGATCGACAGTGCGCTGAGCAAACTACCGCCGTTTCTGGTTGATAATGGCGGGGTTAACTCCGGCTTTATGATTGCTCAGGTCACATCGGCAGCCCTTGCCAGTGAGAACAAAACCCTGGCTCATCCAGGCTCCGTTGACAGTCTGCCAACCTCTGCCAATCAGGAAGATCATGTCTCCATGGCAACGTTTGCAGCGCGTCGTCTCAAGGATATGGCGGAGAATACCCGTGGTATTCTGGCCGTTGAATACCTTGCTGCGGCTCAGGGGCTGGATTTCAGAGTTCCCCTGAAAACATCCGACAAGCTTGAGCAGGCAAAAGCCATGTTGCGGGCGAAAGTCCCCTTCTATGATAAAGATCGCTACTTTGCACCGGATATTGCTGCAGCCGATGACTTGTTGGCCTCTGCCAAACATCATTGTCTCATGCCTGAGAGCCTGCTGCCCAGTCTGTGA
- the hutU gene encoding urocanate hydratase: MSQTPKAGTRLDTSRTIRAPHGTELTAKSWLTEAPLRMLMNNLDPDVAEHPHALVVYGGIGRAARNWECFDKIVEVLTRLEEDQTLLVQSGKPVGVFQTHKNAPRVLIANSNLVPHWANWEHFNELDKEGLMMYGQMTAGSWIYIGSQGIVQGTYETFVAVAKKHFEGQTKGRWILTGGLGGMGGAQTLAATMAGFSMLAVECDESRIDYRLRTGYVDKKATSLDEALAMIQETDQPISVGLLGNAADIFPELVKRNITPDVVTDQTSAHDPLNGYLPLGWSMEKAAEMRQTDEEQVVKAAKASMAVHVQAMLSLQERGAATLDYGNNIRQMAFEEGVQNAFDFPGFVPAYIRPLFCEGIGPFRWAALSGDPEDIYKTDQKVKELIPDDPHLHNWLDMARERIHFQGLPSRICWVGLKDRKRLGLAFNEMVKNGELKAPVVIGRDHLDSGSVASPNRETESMLDGSDAVSDWPLLNALLNTAGGATWVSLHHGGGVGMGFSQHSGMVICCDGSDDASERLNRVLHNDPATGVMRHADAGYDIAKQCAAEQKLDLPMLNAELAKLR; encoded by the coding sequence ATGTCACAAACACCTAAAGCGGGAACCCGCCTCGACACTTCAAGAACGATCCGTGCCCCGCACGGCACGGAGCTAACAGCTAAATCATGGCTGACCGAAGCCCCGCTGCGAATGTTAATGAACAATCTTGATCCTGATGTCGCAGAACATCCGCATGCACTGGTTGTATACGGCGGTATTGGCCGTGCAGCCCGTAATTGGGAATGCTTTGATAAAATTGTAGAAGTATTAACCCGTCTGGAAGAAGACCAGACCTTGCTGGTTCAGTCCGGTAAACCAGTAGGTGTTTTTCAGACTCACAAAAATGCACCACGGGTACTGATTGCGAATTCAAACCTGGTCCCACACTGGGCCAACTGGGAACACTTCAACGAGCTGGATAAAGAAGGTCTGATGATGTACGGCCAGATGACGGCCGGTTCATGGATTTATATCGGTTCTCAGGGCATCGTTCAGGGGACTTATGAAACATTTGTTGCCGTAGCAAAGAAACATTTTGAAGGACAAACCAAAGGTCGCTGGATTCTGACCGGCGGCCTTGGCGGCATGGGTGGTGCGCAAACACTGGCTGCGACGATGGCTGGTTTCTCAATGCTGGCGGTCGAGTGTGACGAATCCCGGATCGATTACCGCCTGAGAACCGGCTATGTGGATAAAAAGGCAACCTCACTGGATGAAGCACTGGCAATGATTCAGGAAACTGATCAGCCAATCTCTGTCGGCCTGCTGGGCAATGCAGCGGATATCTTCCCTGAACTGGTGAAACGCAACATCACCCCGGATGTTGTCACCGACCAGACTTCTGCCCATGACCCACTGAACGGCTACCTGCCTCTTGGCTGGAGCATGGAAAAAGCGGCTGAAATGCGTCAAACCGACGAAGAACAGGTCGTCAAAGCTGCCAAAGCGTCAATGGCTGTTCATGTTCAGGCGATGCTTAGCCTTCAGGAACGTGGTGCCGCCACTCTGGACTACGGCAATAACATCCGTCAAATGGCTTTTGAAGAAGGGGTACAAAATGCCTTCGACTTCCCCGGATTTGTCCCGGCTTATATTCGTCCACTTTTCTGTGAAGGTATCGGACCTTTCCGCTGGGCAGCACTGTCAGGTGATCCGGAAGACATTTATAAAACCGATCAAAAAGTCAAAGAACTGATCCCGGATGATCCGCACCTGCATAACTGGCTGGACATGGCCCGCGAGCGAATTCATTTTCAGGGGCTGCCGTCACGTATCTGCTGGGTTGGCCTGAAAGATCGTAAACGCCTTGGCCTTGCGTTCAATGAAATGGTAAAAAATGGTGAATTAAAAGCCCCCGTTGTGATTGGCCGTGACCATCTGGACTCAGGTTCAGTGGCCAGCCCGAACCGCGAAACAGAAAGCATGCTTGACGGATCTGATGCTGTTTCAGACTGGCCATTACTCAACGCGCTGCTGAATACTGCTGGCGGAGCGACCTGGGTGTCACTTCACCACGGTGGGGGCGTCGGCATGGGATTCTCCCAACATTCAGGTATGGTGATTTGCTGTGACGGAAGTGATGACGCCAGCGAACGACTTAACCGGGTTCTGCACAACGACCCTGCAACCGGCGTGATGCGTCATGCGGATGCCGGCTACGACATTGCAAAACAATGTGCCGCTGAGCAAAAACTTGATCTACCGATGCTGAATGCAGAACTGGCAAAACTAAGATAA
- a CDS encoding alpha/beta hydrolase, with the protein MAKIVLKSDSDEIKDIHVIFLHGLGGDANGTWLKKGSKDEAWPIWLAEDNCDLNIWTVEYDAPKLKFDSSGMGIPDLAVNIFEHILKVPELSEGEIIFVCHSLGGLITKQILRIANDQTNRVEVQQFLGRVSGVAFLGTPHLGADIANHGHNILAKGLLRCLTFQQPSIVAASLSRNDPNLRELNTWYRDWCQRKEIRHLVLTETEKMYGIVTVVKPDSADPGITGVRAIPISVSHENICKPNDKNDEIYKHIKGFLSQKKREFHELWISSRFYNDTNSWEGYNNWAHCPHGTSGEYFVDEQVRLLDSSSSNNGGLKGLDGLNLIRNKLLERKASIRLIGLSGVGKTRFVQALFDERIGENPLPHKAVFYTDMANSPKPTPQALAEKIAGEGRKAILIIDNCPPDLHRSLTTLCSTENSNTNLLTVEYDLREDQPEQTEVFSLEPSSIELIEKILNARYQHLGQQNSRTISEFSCGNSKIALALAETIGKNENISSLRDEELFKRLFYQRHASEKSLETAAQYLSLVYSFQINSEKIYSDDITFLSNLSKIPSKDIYESAKELKRRNLVQQRSKWMAVLPHPIANRLAKYALENISTVVISDNFKESTDERLLKSFSRRLGYLPKCEEAKIIVNDWLNENGLLHKLYAEGKSELAWILLTNIAPISAKEVLFHIETLAKQPEFCTRKNKQFTEITRLIRSIAYDEQYFDICAKLLCQFTLSEDKAENYNSIKDILKSLFQLYLSGTHATKEQRLDVIKNLISTATEHSVELAFELLDSSLEAWHFSSSHAFDFGANPRDFGYRPKTNQDVADWYQLFIEYTSEFITNKTPHSERAKKLLSKNLRSLWQQNNLRNLIESTCINISTLGMWADGFSAIHDILKWDCKTSTETEIQRLQSIANQLSPKSLLDDINMYVLADKWKFHDLEEYDEDGVLIEHGYKKGQQYSIDLGVKVANTDSELLQSMLTELLSYSGSSSNLFEFGEGCAEGTHNNEELLALTISTLEKIPETERNINFLCGQIKHLSKVNINLTNTFLDEFMKHPELKKYFILVQLSYVIDQDAIARILKVLKENTSPVWMYKNLAYGRSHEPIADDQLCEMLDLIWKQKDGQAVAIKILSMRFHGLKQNQHYVVSDLLKEKSASLLASFNYSEEKEPSGGSDYSLTQIANVCFSAGTNEEYALTVLEAIKAKILTHIIGRYDFPEFMSTIIQLHPILALKVFIGKNKEIEPQIRNVIKGRLDKKVSPFSKIDNKSTLDWCKSNGKDSYHLLASIITPYQSKEKLIEWTPLAIELLNICPEPVKVLDEYLTSFSPNGWSGSRAKILESRLPLFQPLIDSTNEDISKLGVAKKAQWEVYIASEYKREGERDSESNERFEW; encoded by the coding sequence GTGGCTAAAATAGTACTTAAGTCAGATTCTGATGAGATAAAAGATATTCATGTCATTTTTCTACATGGATTAGGAGGAGACGCAAATGGCACCTGGCTTAAAAAAGGCTCTAAAGATGAAGCTTGGCCAATTTGGTTAGCTGAAGATAATTGTGACCTAAATATATGGACAGTGGAGTATGACGCTCCCAAGCTTAAATTTGATAGCTCAGGAATGGGCATACCAGATCTCGCTGTAAATATATTTGAGCACATATTAAAAGTCCCCGAATTATCCGAAGGAGAAATAATATTTGTTTGCCATAGTCTTGGAGGGTTAATCACAAAGCAGATACTTAGAATAGCTAATGATCAAACTAATAGAGTCGAAGTACAACAATTTTTGGGCAGAGTTTCTGGCGTAGCCTTTTTAGGAACACCTCACCTTGGCGCAGATATTGCGAATCATGGCCATAATATTTTAGCCAAAGGCCTGTTGAGGTGTCTTACATTTCAACAACCTTCTATTGTTGCTGCATCTTTAAGCAGAAATGACCCTAACTTAAGAGAGCTGAATACTTGGTATCGAGATTGGTGTCAGCGCAAAGAAATAAGACATCTTGTTCTAACAGAAACTGAAAAAATGTACGGTATTGTCACCGTTGTTAAACCTGACAGTGCCGATCCAGGAATAACAGGTGTTAGAGCTATCCCTATTTCAGTTAGTCATGAAAATATATGCAAGCCAAATGATAAAAATGACGAGATTTACAAGCACATAAAAGGCTTTTTATCTCAAAAAAAAAGAGAATTTCATGAGCTATGGATAAGCTCTAGGTTTTATAACGATACAAACTCATGGGAAGGATATAATAACTGGGCACATTGCCCCCATGGAACATCCGGTGAATATTTCGTTGATGAACAGGTTAGATTGCTTGATTCATCTTCAAGCAATAATGGAGGACTTAAAGGTTTAGACGGCTTAAACCTTATTAGAAATAAGTTATTAGAAAGAAAAGCGTCTATTAGACTTATTGGTTTATCTGGTGTTGGAAAAACTAGGTTCGTGCAAGCCTTATTTGATGAGCGCATTGGTGAAAACCCTTTGCCCCACAAGGCTGTATTTTATACTGATATGGCAAACTCTCCAAAACCAACACCTCAAGCTTTGGCTGAAAAAATCGCTGGCGAAGGTCGGAAAGCAATTTTAATAATAGATAACTGCCCGCCTGACCTACATAGATCTCTTACAACCTTATGCAGCACTGAAAACAGCAACACCAATTTACTGACTGTAGAATATGATTTAAGAGAAGACCAACCTGAGCAAACTGAAGTATTCTCTTTAGAACCATCTTCAATCGAGCTTATAGAAAAAATACTTAACGCTAGATATCAGCATCTAGGTCAGCAAAACTCTAGAACAATTAGTGAATTTTCATGTGGTAACTCAAAAATAGCTTTGGCTTTGGCTGAAACAATAGGTAAAAACGAAAACATCTCAAGTTTAAGGGATGAAGAACTATTTAAAAGGCTATTTTACCAACGTCATGCTAGTGAAAAGTCACTTGAAACAGCCGCTCAATACCTTTCACTAGTTTATTCATTCCAAATTAACAGTGAGAAGATTTATAGTGATGATATTACTTTTCTCAGTAACCTATCAAAAATTCCATCAAAAGATATTTATGAATCAGCTAAAGAGCTAAAGCGTCGAAATTTAGTTCAGCAACGAAGTAAATGGATGGCTGTTTTACCGCACCCAATTGCGAATAGGTTAGCAAAGTATGCGTTAGAAAATATAAGTACAGTTGTTATTTCTGATAACTTTAAGGAATCAACAGATGAACGGTTACTAAAATCCTTTTCAAGGAGATTAGGCTACTTACCAAAATGTGAAGAAGCCAAAATCATCGTTAATGATTGGTTAAATGAAAATGGATTGTTACATAAACTATACGCCGAAGGAAAAAGTGAACTTGCTTGGATATTGCTCACTAATATAGCTCCTATTTCAGCTAAAGAAGTTTTATTTCACATTGAAACCTTAGCTAAACAGCCTGAATTTTGTACAAGAAAAAATAAGCAATTTACAGAAATAACAAGGCTTATCAGGTCTATTGCTTATGATGAACAATATTTTGATATATGTGCAAAATTGTTATGCCAATTCACTCTATCAGAAGATAAAGCTGAAAATTACAACTCTATCAAAGATATTTTAAAGTCATTGTTTCAACTTTATTTATCTGGAACTCATGCAACCAAGGAGCAGCGTTTAGATGTTATAAAGAATTTAATTTCTACCGCAACCGAGCATAGTGTAGAACTAGCTTTTGAACTTTTAGACTCATCTCTAGAAGCTTGGCACTTTTCCTCAAGCCATGCCTTTGATTTTGGTGCAAACCCAAGAGACTTTGGTTATAGACCAAAAACCAACCAAGATGTTGCAGACTGGTATCAGTTGTTCATTGAATATACATCTGAATTTATTACTAATAAAACTCCTCACTCAGAGCGAGCCAAAAAATTACTAAGCAAAAACCTACGTAGCTTGTGGCAACAAAATAACTTAAGAAATTTAATTGAAAGTACTTGTATAAATATAAGTACTTTAGGAATGTGGGCTGATGGCTTTTCTGCCATTCATGATATTTTAAAATGGGATTGCAAAACTTCCACAGAAACGGAAATACAGAGGTTGCAATCAATCGCAAACCAATTATCACCTAAGTCCTTATTAGACGATATAAACATGTATGTATTGGCTGATAAATGGAAATTTCATGATTTAGAAGAATACGATGAGGATGGTGTTTTAATTGAGCATGGTTATAAAAAAGGACAGCAGTACTCTATAGATTTGGGGGTTAAAGTAGCAAATACTGATAGTGAGTTACTTCAATCTATGTTGACTGAACTTCTATCATACAGTGGTTCTAGCTCTAACTTATTTGAATTTGGAGAAGGCTGTGCAGAAGGAACGCATAATAACGAAGAGTTATTAGCTTTGACTATTTCTACATTAGAAAAAATTCCTGAGACAGAACGAAACATTAACTTCTTATGTGGTCAAATTAAGCACCTCTCGAAAGTTAATATCAACCTCACCAATACTTTCTTAGATGAATTCATGAAACACCCTGAACTCAAGAAATACTTTATATTAGTCCAACTGAGTTACGTTATCGACCAAGATGCAATTGCTCGAATACTTAAAGTATTAAAAGAAAACACATCTCCAGTTTGGATGTATAAAAACTTAGCATATGGTCGCAGTCACGAACCAATAGCCGACGATCAGCTATGTGAAATGTTAGATTTAATTTGGAAACAAAAAGACGGCCAAGCAGTTGCCATAAAAATACTATCAATGCGCTTTCATGGGCTAAAGCAAAACCAACACTATGTTGTTTCAGATTTGCTTAAAGAGAAATCAGCATCACTTTTAGCATCATTCAATTACTCAGAAGAAAAAGAGCCTTCCGGTGGCAGCGATTATAGTTTAACCCAAATTGCCAATGTCTGCTTTTCTGCTGGTACAAATGAAGAGTATGCTTTAACTGTTCTAGAAGCAATTAAAGCGAAAATTTTGACTCATATTATCGGCAGATATGATTTCCCAGAATTTATGTCCACCATTATTCAATTACATCCTATTTTAGCCCTTAAAGTATTTATAGGTAAAAATAAAGAAATAGAACCTCAGATAAGAAATGTAATAAAAGGTAGGCTTGATAAGAAAGTAAGCCCATTCTCTAAAATTGATAACAAGAGTACGCTAGATTGGTGTAAAAGTAATGGCAAAGATAGTTACCATCTGCTCGCATCTATAATTACGCCATATCAATCAAAAGAAAAATTAATTGAATGGACTCCACTAGCTATAGAACTATTAAACATATGCCCCGAACCAGTTAAAGTTCTAGATGAATATCTCACGAGTTTCAGCCCAAATGGGTGGTCTGGTTCAAGAGCGAAGATACTTGAGTCTCGTTTACCTTTATTTCAACCATTAATAGATTCAACTAACGAAGATATATCAAAATTGGGGGTTGCTAAAAAAGCTCAATGGGAAGTATACATTGCTAGTGAATACAAAAGAGAAGGAGAACGTGATTCAGAGAGCAATGAGAGGTTTGAGTGGTAG
- the hutG gene encoding N-formylglutamate deformylase, whose product MEAFQYYPGTSPLLISIPHAGIHLTPAVEAGLSETAKSLPDTDWHVPKLYEFARQTGAHVLIANYSRFVIDLNRPADDQPLYTTATTGLFPQTLFDGTPIFSAGNAPSNDDRAAYLTNIWQPYHMKIQDTLTHIKEKFGYALLFDAHSIASNIPRLFDGQLPDLNIGTNQEQSCAPALQKAVEAVCQNQDTFSWVLNGRFKGGYITRAYGRPEQGWHAIQLELAQCNYMEETPPFNWREEKAAQLIPVLKTIISQYTKSAESGS is encoded by the coding sequence ATGGAAGCATTTCAATACTATCCGGGAACCAGCCCGCTGCTTATCAGCATCCCTCATGCCGGTATACACTTAACACCGGCAGTTGAAGCCGGGCTGTCTGAAACTGCAAAATCTCTCCCTGATACCGACTGGCATGTACCAAAGCTTTATGAGTTCGCCCGCCAGACCGGTGCACATGTGTTGATTGCAAATTATTCCCGTTTTGTGATTGATCTCAACCGTCCGGCAGATGATCAACCGCTGTATACAACGGCCACCACAGGGTTATTTCCTCAGACGCTGTTTGATGGCACCCCGATATTCAGCGCAGGCAACGCGCCATCCAATGATGACAGAGCCGCTTACCTGACTAATATCTGGCAGCCTTATCACATGAAAATTCAGGATACACTGACCCACATAAAAGAAAAATTCGGCTACGCCCTGTTGTTTGATGCCCACTCTATCGCATCCAATATTCCCCGTTTATTCGATGGCCAGCTACCGGACCTGAATATCGGCACCAATCAGGAGCAAAGCTGTGCACCGGCACTACAAAAGGCCGTGGAAGCCGTTTGTCAGAATCAAGACACCTTCAGCTGGGTGCTCAATGGCCGGTTTAAAGGCGGTTACATCACCCGCGCGTATGGCCGTCCGGAGCAGGGCTGGCACGCAATTCAGCTCGAACTGGCACAATGTAACTATATGGAAGAAACACCACCATTCAACTGGCGTGAAGAGAAAGCCGCACAGCTAATCCCGGTGCTGAAAACCATCATCAGCCAATACACCAAAAGCGCAGAATCCGGCAGCTGA